One window of the Nitrospinota bacterium genome contains the following:
- a CDS encoding sigma-54 dependent transcriptional regulator, which yields MMKNNSDKKILVVDDESEMRVALETTLKREGYQPVSVQDGKAAWEKIEHESFDLIISDVKMPRMDGVELLRAVKQHSPKTIVIMMTAYGDIDNAVETMKVGAFDYLLKPFSAEILISTVNRAFLKEPETTARQPAPTPPEKTVSERKIITCNEEMKRLLKFAENIAYSKSTVLIIGETGTGKELFARLIHQHSPRADRPFVPINCAALPEGLLETEMFGHEKGAFTGADNRKEGKFELAHKGTLLLDEVTEMSLPLQAKLLRVLQEHEIDKVGGKEAIPVDVRVIATSNRDIKKRIKENQFREDLYYRLNVIPLRLIPLRERKEDIPLLAEHFLQLHCREMHKTVPSIDEATLTLLKKYNWPGNIRELGNILERAALVCNEDTLLPAHLFFEEDSEMDGETGSKLLSNFQGTIYDMEKALILQTLEEVSGNKTRAAESLGISIRTLRNKLTEYQKSS from the coding sequence TTGATGAAAAATAATTCCGATAAAAAAATTCTCGTCGTTGACGACGAAAGCGAAATGCGGGTAGCGCTGGAGACGACTTTGAAGCGGGAGGGTTACCAGCCGGTTTCCGTCCAGGACGGAAAAGCCGCCTGGGAAAAAATTGAACATGAGTCGTTCGACCTGATAATTTCTGACGTCAAAATGCCAAGGATGGACGGAGTGGAACTTCTACGTGCCGTCAAACAGCACTCCCCTAAAACCATCGTTATCATGATGACCGCTTATGGAGATATAGACAACGCTGTGGAGACCATGAAGGTAGGCGCTTTCGATTACCTTCTGAAACCCTTCTCAGCGGAAATCCTGATTTCAACCGTGAACCGGGCCTTTTTAAAGGAACCAGAGACTACCGCCCGGCAGCCAGCGCCTACGCCTCCCGAAAAAACCGTTTCCGAACGGAAAATCATTACCTGTAACGAGGAAATGAAAAGACTGCTGAAATTTGCCGAAAACATCGCCTACAGCAAATCCACCGTGCTGATCATTGGAGAAACCGGTACCGGCAAAGAATTGTTTGCCCGCCTTATTCACCAACACAGTCCCAGGGCAGACAGGCCTTTCGTACCTATCAACTGCGCGGCGCTTCCCGAAGGGCTTTTGGAAACAGAAATGTTCGGCCATGAAAAAGGCGCTTTCACCGGAGCCGATAACCGCAAGGAAGGGAAATTTGAACTCGCCCACAAGGGGACCCTGCTACTCGACGAAGTCACTGAAATGTCCCTGCCCCTGCAAGCCAAACTTCTTCGTGTCCTGCAGGAGCATGAAATCGATAAAGTGGGCGGGAAAGAAGCCATTCCTGTCGATGTCCGGGTGATTGCCACCTCCAATCGCGACATAAAAAAACGGATCAAGGAAAACCAGTTCCGGGAAGATCTGTACTACCGGTTAAACGTTATTCCCCTCCGGCTGATTCCACTGCGCGAACGCAAAGAAGATATCCCTCTGCTGGCAGAGCATTTTCTGCAATTGCATTGCAGGGAAATGCATAAAACCGTCCCGTCGATAGACGAAGCCACTCTCACGCTTTTGAAAAAATACAACTGGCCGGGGAATATCCGCGAATTGGGAAACATCCTGGAACGTGCCGCACTGGTCTGTAACGAGGATACGTTACTGCCCGCGCATCTGTTTTTCGAGGAAGATTCCGAAATGGATGGAGAAACCGGATCGAAACTGCTTTCAAATTTTCAGGGCACCATTTACGATATGGAAAAGGCCTTGATTCTGCAAACTCTGGAAGAGGTCAGTGGCAATAAAACCCGTGCGGCGGAATCTCTCGGCATCAGT
- a CDS encoding ATP-binding protein, with amino-acid sequence MLDPDDAQIGTLLIIKDMTHIRHLEVEAQRNQRLRAMGEMAAGIAHEIRNPLGSIELFASLLKKDVETDEEKSTLVEHIRAGVKNMDRIISTLLLYAKSPRPSQQKCDIHQLLTTLLTGSSDTIIPDNIKIVRNFGESDALINGDRELLKQVFSNLIRNAIQAMPDGGELCLTTEQVSASSNRSAPGNDHRQFITITVSDTGEGIPQDHLAKIFNPFFTTKDKGTGLGLSISHNIIKAHQGTIDAESEKSRQTSFIVKLPCWDDEFDEK; translated from the coding sequence GTGCTGGACCCTGACGATGCGCAAATTGGAACGCTTCTCATCATAAAAGACATGACCCATATCCGGCACCTGGAAGTCGAAGCGCAAAGAAACCAGCGATTGCGAGCCATGGGAGAAATGGCCGCAGGAATCGCCCATGAAATTAGAAACCCTCTCGGAAGCATCGAACTGTTTGCTTCCCTGCTGAAGAAGGACGTAGAGACGGACGAGGAAAAATCCACGCTTGTGGAGCATATCCGTGCCGGAGTCAAGAATATGGACCGGATCATTTCCACCCTGTTGCTATACGCCAAGTCTCCCCGCCCCTCCCAGCAAAAATGCGACATTCACCAATTGCTCACCACCTTGCTGACAGGTTCCTCGGACACAATCATCCCCGACAATATAAAAATTGTGCGCAATTTTGGAGAAAGTGATGCGTTGATCAACGGCGACCGGGAGCTTTTGAAGCAGGTTTTCAGCAACCTCATCCGCAACGCGATTCAGGCCATGCCCGATGGAGGAGAACTTTGCCTGACCACAGAACAGGTCAGCGCCTCTTCCAACCGGTCCGCACCTGGAAACGATCACCGTCAATTTATCACCATCACGGTGTCCGACACCGGCGAAGGCATCCCTCAAGACCATCTGGCAAAAATCTTCAACCCCTTTTTCACCACAAAAGATAAAGGAACCGGGCTGGGTTTGTCCATTTCTCACAATATAATTAAAGCCCATCAGGGTACGATCGACGCCGAAAGCGAAAAAAGCAGACAAACCTCTTTCATCGTAAAACTACCTTGTTGGGATGACGAATTTGATGAAAAATAA
- a CDS encoding PAS domain-containing protein encodes MNEPLQGKTPKEEFEILSQAFQAFNDATQQLQDSYDDLKERVKRLDLELAKKNEELEKNLTEKEEVKNYLNNILESLTTGVIVLDKKANITTFNKTASWITGLSPEMCLGKPLPDLFHDELFENMVSRLVKTGGNLLSVDREITTAN; translated from the coding sequence ATGAACGAACCCCTCCAGGGAAAAACCCCGAAAGAAGAATTCGAAATCCTCAGCCAGGCGTTTCAAGCGTTCAATGACGCGACCCAACAGCTTCAGGATTCCTACGATGACCTGAAGGAGCGAGTCAAAAGACTCGATCTGGAGCTGGCCAAGAAGAACGAAGAACTTGAAAAAAACCTCACCGAAAAAGAAGAAGTCAAAAATTACCTGAACAATATCCTGGAAAGCCTGACCACAGGCGTAATTGTATTGGACAAAAAGGCAAACATAACGACATTCAATAAAACGGCAAGCTGGATCACAGGACTCTCTCCTGAGATGTGCCTTGGCAAACCTCTCCCTGACCTGTTCCACGATGAGCTGTTTGAAAACATGGTGTCACGACTGGTCAAAACAGGGGGGAACCTCTTGAGCGTGGATCGGGAAATCACCACGGCAAACTGA